The Triticum dicoccoides isolate Atlit2015 ecotype Zavitan chromosome 6A, WEW_v2.0, whole genome shotgun sequence genome has a window encoding:
- the LOC119315619 gene encoding uncharacterized protein LOC119315619, translating to MVLRHVDSEGRDDGPPPLDDDDLLPEILLRLSPQPSSLPRASLVCKRWRRLVSDTGFSRRFRLRHRRNLPLLGFFDRHLSFSPTLEAPNRVPPGRFSLQRDDDDDDHFVPLGCRHGLVLIYILARLQILVWDPITADQHYIAIPPAAVACASKTPVNGAVLRAAGDVQHFQVVLVVAYDDDEQHRRVLACVYSPKTGLWGDPISTCQAVQVDVISFPTLVSTNVAVLAGDSLHWLLAGNFNGILEFDLEKQRLAVIQLPDEVNCWKLMRAEGGGLGLLGMSNSNCNTQLWKPKTYCDGVASWVLGRTIDLENILPLKPAEKGAIVILALAEDNNVLLLWTIIGLFVVDLESLKFKKLFETMIVSHYYPFESVYTAETDIGGGHSGWTRSGPVRSLTEPVLGPAAGGPDRTGPSSLAVWFSRTGPMVEKPEPDREDRLTTTGGEVVTMASARDTWGT from the exons ATGGTACTTAGACATGTCGACTCCGAAG GGCGAGATGACGGCCCGCCCCCGCTGGACGACGACGACCTGCTCCCCGAGATCCTCCTACGCCTCTCCCCGCAGCCGTCCTCCCTCCCGCGCGCATCCCTCGTCTGCAAGCGCTGGCGCCGCCTCGTCTCCGACACCGGATTCTCCCGCCGCttccgcctccgccaccgccgcaaccttcctcTCCTCGGGTTCTTCGACAGGCACCTCTCCTTCTCGCCTACTCTGGAGGCCCCCAACCGTGTCCCTCCCGGCCGCTTCTCCTTGcagcgcgacgacgacgacgacgaccactTTGTGCCCCTTGGATGCCGCCATGGCCTCGTGCTCATCTACATTCTGGCGCGTCTTCAGATCCTGGTGTGGGACCCCATCACCGCCGACCAGCACTACATCGCCATTCCCCCTGCGGCTGTGGCATGTGCGTCGAAGACTCCGGTCAACGGGGCGGTGCTTCGCGCTGCCGGAGACGTCCAACACTTTCAGGTGGTCTTGGTAGTGGCATACGATGACGACGAACAACATAGACGGGTGCTCGCCTGTGTTTACTCGCCGAAGACTGGCTTATGGGGAGATCCCATCTCAACATGCCAGGCAGTCCAGGTCGATGTAATCAGTTTTCCTACCCTCGTTTCTACGAATGTTGCTGTGCTGGCTGGAGATTCCCTTCACTGGCTGCTTGCTGGGAATTTCAATGGCATTCTCGAGTTTGATTTGGAGAAGCAGAGGCTAGCTGTGATACAGCTGCCAGACGAGGTCAACTGCTGGAAGCTTATGCGGGCAGAGGGCGGTGGGCTTGGTCTCCTCGGGATGTCTAACTCAAACTGCAACACCCAGTTATGGAAGCCCAAA ACCTATTGTGATGGTGTTGCTTCATGGGTGCTTGGAAGGACTATTGATCTGGAGAATATACTTCCCCTGAAACCAGCGGAGAAAGGGGCCATTGTGATACTAGCGCTTGCTGAAGACAATAATGTGTTGTTGCTGTGGACAATTATCGGCCTCTTCGTGGTCGATCTTGAGTCATTAAAGTTCAAGAAGCTTTTCGAAACTATGATAGTTTCTCACTATTATCCATTCGAAAGTGTCTACACTGCAG AAACAGACATTGGTGGTGGAcactcagggtggacacggtccgggccggtccggtccctcACCGAGCCGGTGcttggaccggccgccggcggtccggaccggaccggaccgagcagcCTTGCGGTCTGGTTTTCCAGGACCGGACCGATGGTGGAGAAGCCCGAGCCGGACCGAGAGGACCGCCTAACAACCACCGGCGGCGAGGTCGTGACCATGGCGTCGGCGAGAGATACTTGGGGGACCTAA